Proteins found in one Gemmatimonadota bacterium genomic segment:
- a CDS encoding formimidoylglutamate deiminase — MNFVNDAPVIRFEAGRWIMPGLATAHSHAFQRALRGRTQRRATRAGTFRGWRDEMYRLVEGLSPEDLYAISRFAYTELAMSGVTAVGEFHYVHHGPGGRPYADRTELSDAVIRAARDVGLRICLIRTAYLRAGHRQDAVPAQMRFIDPSIDLVFQDLNLLRSRYRNDPLVAVAVAAHSVRAVPLPEISVLAAYAKEHDLPFHMHVSEQRGELEECRSEHGTTPVALLSNEGVLSPRFVAVHATHLDEAEITALGDHGVYICICRTTERDLGDGLPPMSELLGAGARLCVGVDSHACENAFEEVRALELDERSRLEIRHAAAEAPLMLDAATRMGYASCGLDASWREDHVHLDPDDPSIAAVEGDLAADAMLFGATPRAVRTVSVAGNRIVDEGRHAHYGETLELYRKSLRKLELI; from the coding sequence ATGAATTTCGTGAACGATGCGCCTGTGATTCGATTCGAAGCCGGTCGCTGGATCATGCCCGGCCTGGCCACGGCCCACTCCCACGCCTTCCAGCGCGCCCTCCGCGGGCGGACCCAGCGGCGCGCGACGCGGGCGGGCACCTTTCGGGGCTGGCGGGACGAGATGTACCGGCTGGTCGAAGGGCTGAGTCCGGAGGACCTGTATGCGATTTCGCGTTTCGCCTACACCGAGCTGGCGATGTCAGGCGTCACGGCCGTGGGCGAGTTCCACTACGTCCACCACGGCCCCGGAGGGCGTCCCTATGCGGATCGCACCGAACTCTCGGACGCCGTGATTCGCGCGGCCCGGGACGTCGGCCTGCGCATCTGCCTGATCCGAACCGCGTACCTGAGAGCCGGACACCGCCAGGACGCGGTGCCGGCGCAAATGCGGTTCATCGACCCGTCCATCGATCTCGTGTTCCAGGATCTGAATCTCCTGAGGTCGCGATACCGGAATGATCCGCTCGTGGCCGTGGCCGTGGCCGCCCACAGCGTTCGCGCGGTGCCCCTGCCTGAGATCAGTGTGCTCGCCGCATACGCGAAAGAACACGATCTGCCCTTTCATATGCACGTCAGCGAACAACGCGGCGAACTGGAAGAATGCAGGTCTGAGCACGGGACGACGCCTGTCGCGCTGCTTTCGAATGAAGGCGTACTGTCCCCGCGTTTCGTGGCCGTGCATGCCACGCACCTCGATGAGGCGGAAATCACCGCCCTGGGTGACCACGGGGTCTACATATGCATCTGCCGGACGACGGAAAGGGACCTCGGCGACGGTCTTCCACCCATGTCCGAGCTGCTCGGCGCCGGTGCGCGTCTGTGCGTCGGCGTGGACAGCCACGCCTGTGAGAACGCCTTCGAGGAAGTCCGGGCCTTGGAGCTCGACGAACGGTCGCGTCTGGAGATACGGCACGCCGCGGCGGAAGCGCCGCTGATGCTGGACGCGGCCACCCGTATGGGCTATGCGTCCTGCGGTCTGGACGCATCGTGGCGGGAAGACCACGTCCACCTGGATCCCGACGATCCGTCCATCGCCGCCGTCGAAGGGGATCTCGCTGCTGACGCCATGCTCTTCGGCGCCACGCCGCGGGCGGTGAGAACCGTATCGGTCGCAGGGAACAGGATCGTCGACGAGGGCCGGCACGCCCATTACGGAGAGACGTTGGAACTGTACCGCAAGTCATTGCGTAAACTGGAGTTAATTTGA
- the hutI gene encoding imidazolonepropionase yields the protein MKPVDLYLHNADQVVTCASREPKRGPEMAEAGVIGHGSVAVKDGRIVAAGPTGQLDGSYTADRVIDCTGRSVCPGLVDAHTHTVFGGDRAAEFELRIKGASYLDIMAAGGGIVSTVRHTRAASVDELVCSATARLDEMLALGTTTVEIKTGYGLSTSDEVKMLQVIERLDRDHPCDIVPTFLGAHAVPPEFEGDAEAYTRCVIDEILPEAAGWYRSSRFAARGVPMYVDVFCEDHAFDLEQSRRVLEAGIDAGFKAKMHVDQFNDMGGVAMALELGAASVDHLDVTGRAEIEMLGGSDTIAVPLPAVNFNLGMTDYADARAMMDSGAAVALATDLNPGSAPCPSMPAVMAIACRYQRFIPAEALNASTINAAHAIGVGDETGSIEVGKRADMLVLKAGDYRHIPYFFGGNPVQTVIKNGQVLSS from the coding sequence ATGAAACCCGTGGACCTGTACCTGCACAACGCGGACCAGGTGGTGACATGCGCATCACGCGAACCGAAGCGCGGGCCTGAAATGGCGGAGGCCGGCGTGATCGGGCACGGGTCGGTGGCGGTCAAAGACGGGCGTATCGTCGCGGCCGGACCGACCGGACAACTGGACGGTTCCTATACGGCCGATCGGGTGATCGACTGCACGGGCCGGTCGGTTTGCCCGGGGCTTGTGGACGCCCACACCCACACGGTCTTCGGCGGAGACCGCGCCGCGGAATTCGAGCTGCGGATCAAGGGCGCCTCGTACCTGGATATCATGGCGGCCGGAGGAGGTATCGTCAGTACCGTCCGGCATACGCGGGCGGCATCCGTGGACGAGCTCGTGTGCTCCGCCACTGCCCGGCTCGACGAGATGCTGGCGTTGGGCACCACGACCGTGGAGATCAAGACCGGGTACGGTCTGAGCACTTCAGACGAAGTGAAGATGCTCCAGGTCATCGAACGGCTCGACCGGGACCATCCCTGCGACATCGTACCCACGTTCCTGGGCGCCCACGCCGTGCCTCCGGAGTTCGAGGGGGATGCCGAAGCGTACACGCGGTGCGTGATCGACGAGATCCTGCCCGAGGCGGCGGGCTGGTACCGATCCTCACGGTTCGCGGCGCGGGGCGTGCCCATGTATGTCGACGTATTCTGCGAAGACCACGCCTTCGATCTCGAACAGTCGCGCCGCGTACTGGAGGCCGGGATCGATGCCGGATTCAAAGCCAAGATGCACGTCGACCAGTTCAACGACATGGGCGGTGTCGCCATGGCCCTGGAACTCGGCGCCGCGTCGGTGGATCATCTCGACGTGACGGGCCGTGCCGAAATCGAGATGCTTGGTGGATCCGACACCATCGCCGTCCCGCTTCCGGCCGTTAACTTCAACCTGGGCATGACGGACTACGCCGATGCCCGGGCGATGATGGATTCGGGCGCTGCCGTGGCGCTCGCCACCGATCTGAATCCGGGTTCCGCGCCTTGCCCATCGATGCCCGCGGTCATGGCCATCGCCTGCAGGTACCAGCGATTCATCCCCGCAGAAGCGTTGAACGCATCCACCATCAACGCGGCGCATGCGATCGGCGTTGGAGACGAGACGGGCTCCATTGAAGTCGGCAAACGGGCCGACATGCTCGTACTGAAGGCAGGAGATTACCGGCATATCCCCTATTTCTTCGGTGGGAATCCGGTGCAGACCGTGATCAAGAACGGGCAGGTGTTGAGCTCATGA
- the hutH gene encoding histidine ammonia-lyase codes for MATFQDVLALTGYNLTIDEVVAVSRGRGVAIHPDALPGMMRSREVVDRLVSEGRIAYGITTGFGRFKDKLISTGQVAELQLNLIRSHAAGAGPELDEETVRAMLVTRANTLAMGYSGIRHEVVQLMVDMLNEGVHPCIPGRGSLGASGDLATLAHMSLVLVGEGEAMYRSRRLDGVTALREAGLDPVSLEAKEGLALTNGTTLMAGLGALLVHRSTCLALTADVAAAMTLEALSGTDRAYDARVHAIRPHPRQVACAAFLRDILHNSRLLRSDDPGNVQDPYTLRCVPQVHGAVRDTIDYARWMINIELNAANDNPLVFAGDDPGDAEIISAGNFHGEPIAVAMDSMKLALVDMGNMSERRTARLVDADSNGGVLPMFLTEHGGLESGLMLTQYTAAALASENKVLAHPASADSIPSGANTEDHVSMGAASVHLTSQVLENVETIVAIELIAAAQAIDFRCREPGVTLDAMGRGTGPAYRLIRSHVPFLNRDVPLAPFIETVRGLVAGGDVTAAVAEQVEIPGPTLD; via the coding sequence ATGGCTACTTTCCAGGACGTCCTGGCCCTCACAGGATACAATCTCACCATTGACGAGGTGGTCGCCGTCTCGCGGGGCCGCGGTGTCGCCATACACCCCGATGCCCTCCCGGGGATGATGCGTTCCCGCGAAGTGGTGGACCGGCTGGTGTCTGAGGGCCGGATCGCCTACGGGATCACCACCGGTTTCGGCCGGTTCAAGGACAAGCTGATTTCCACCGGACAGGTCGCCGAGCTGCAGTTGAACCTTATACGAAGCCATGCCGCCGGCGCCGGTCCGGAACTGGACGAGGAGACCGTGCGCGCCATGCTGGTCACCCGGGCCAATACCCTCGCCATGGGCTATTCGGGCATCCGGCACGAGGTCGTTCAGTTGATGGTGGACATGCTCAACGAGGGGGTGCATCCCTGCATACCCGGGCGGGGTTCCCTCGGCGCCAGCGGAGACCTGGCGACCTTGGCGCACATGTCCCTGGTGCTGGTCGGAGAAGGCGAGGCCATGTACCGGTCCCGGCGGCTCGACGGCGTAACGGCTCTGCGGGAAGCGGGACTTGATCCGGTCAGCCTGGAGGCCAAGGAGGGCCTGGCGCTGACCAACGGCACGACCCTCATGGCCGGTCTCGGCGCCTTGTTGGTCCACAGGTCGACCTGTCTCGCGCTTACGGCGGACGTCGCGGCCGCCATGACGCTGGAAGCGTTGAGCGGCACCGACCGGGCGTACGACGCCCGGGTGCATGCTATCCGTCCCCATCCCAGGCAGGTCGCCTGCGCGGCTTTCCTGCGGGACATTCTGCACAACAGCCGGCTACTGCGTTCCGACGATCCCGGCAACGTGCAGGATCCCTACACGCTGCGCTGCGTCCCCCAGGTACACGGCGCCGTCCGGGACACGATCGACTACGCCCGCTGGATGATCAACATCGAACTGAATGCCGCCAACGACAACCCCCTGGTCTTCGCCGGGGATGATCCCGGCGACGCGGAGATCATCAGTGCGGGCAACTTCCACGGCGAACCCATCGCCGTGGCGATGGACAGCATGAAGCTGGCGCTCGTGGACATGGGGAACATGAGCGAGCGGCGTACGGCCCGGCTCGTAGACGCGGACTCCAACGGAGGCGTGCTGCCCATGTTCCTCACGGAGCATGGCGGGCTGGAAAGCGGATTGATGCTCACCCAGTACACGGCGGCGGCCCTTGCGTCGGAGAACAAGGTACTGGCCCATCCGGCCAGCGCCGATTCCATCCCGAGCGGCGCCAACACGGAAGATCACGTGAGCATGGGCGCGGCGTCGGTACATCTTACGTCTCAAGTCCTGGAAAACGTGGAGACTATCGTCGCGATCGAATTGATCGCCGCGGCCCAGGCCATCGATTTCAGGTGCAGGGAGCCCGGCGTTACTTTGGACGCCATGGGTCGCGGCACCGGACCCGCGTACCGGTTGATTCGCAGTCATGTTCCCTTCCTGAACCGCGACGTCCCGCTCGCCCCGTTCATCGAGACGGTCCGGGGACTGGTAGCGGGCGGCGACGTGACAGCCGCGGTCGCCGAGCAGGTGGAGATACCCGGTCCCACGCTGGACTGA
- the hutU gene encoding urocanate hydratase, translating into MDQIVKAPTGTERSCKNWLIEAAYRMIQNNLDPLVAFDPDNLVVYGGRGKAARNREALEAILNALRNLEPDETLMVQSGKPVAVFRTHADAPRVLIANSNMVPAWATQENFDTWERQGLTMYGQMTAGSWIYIGTQGILQGTYETFGALARKHGWGSLAGKLVVTAGLGEMGGAQALAITMNGGVGLLVEVDPWRARRRLELRQVDTVAENLDLALAWVSDALAAGEARSIALIGNAAEVLPELAERGIIPDVVTDQTAAHDPLYGYIPAGLSPAEARTLRERDPDAYQERSVASMTVHVQTMLDWQKKGSVVFDYGNNLRQRAYDNGLKEAFDYPGFVPAYIRPLFCEGKGPFRWVALSGDPEDIYRTDQAILELFPEDDHLFRWITMARRNVEFQGLPARICWLGYGERARAGLKFNELVASGEISAPIVIGRDHLDSGSVASPNRETEAMKDGSDAIGDWPVLNALINTASGATWVSFHHGGGVGIGYSLHAGQVIVADGTPEAAARLERVLTNDPGMGVARHVDAGYEEARAVARTRGVKIPMMD; encoded by the coding sequence TTGGACCAGATCGTGAAAGCACCGACGGGAACCGAGCGGAGTTGTAAAAACTGGCTCATCGAAGCGGCCTATCGCATGATCCAGAACAACCTGGATCCCCTGGTCGCCTTCGATCCGGACAACCTCGTCGTGTACGGCGGCAGGGGCAAGGCCGCCCGGAACCGCGAAGCCCTCGAAGCCATCCTGAACGCCCTGCGGAACCTGGAACCCGATGAGACCCTCATGGTGCAGTCGGGCAAGCCCGTGGCGGTCTTTCGCACCCATGCCGACGCGCCGCGCGTGCTGATCGCCAACTCGAACATGGTGCCGGCCTGGGCGACGCAGGAGAACTTCGATACCTGGGAACGCCAGGGACTGACCATGTACGGCCAGATGACGGCCGGCAGCTGGATCTACATCGGCACGCAGGGTATTCTCCAGGGCACCTACGAAACCTTTGGCGCGCTGGCCCGAAAACACGGTTGGGGGAGTCTGGCGGGCAAACTCGTGGTCACGGCCGGCCTGGGAGAGATGGGCGGCGCCCAGGCGCTGGCCATTACCATGAACGGCGGCGTGGGACTGCTCGTGGAGGTGGATCCGTGGCGCGCCCGTCGGCGCCTGGAGCTTCGCCAGGTGGATACGGTTGCGGAGAACCTCGACCTCGCGTTGGCCTGGGTGAGCGACGCGCTGGCCGCGGGCGAGGCCCGGTCGATCGCCCTGATCGGAAACGCCGCGGAGGTGCTCCCGGAGCTGGCGGAACGGGGGATAATACCCGATGTGGTGACAGACCAGACCGCCGCCCACGATCCGCTCTATGGATACATTCCCGCCGGGCTGTCGCCTGCCGAGGCACGGACGCTGCGCGAACGCGATCCGGACGCATACCAGGAACGCTCGGTCGCGTCCATGACCGTGCACGTGCAGACCATGCTCGACTGGCAGAAAAAGGGATCCGTGGTCTTCGACTACGGCAACAACCTGCGCCAGCGCGCCTATGACAACGGATTGAAGGAGGCCTTCGACTATCCCGGTTTCGTCCCGGCCTACATTCGCCCCCTTTTCTGCGAGGGCAAGGGCCCCTTCCGCTGGGTGGCCCTTTCGGGGGATCCCGAGGACATCTACCGGACCGACCAGGCCATCCTCGAGTTGTTTCCCGAGGACGATCACCTGTTCCGCTGGATCACCATGGCCCGGCGGAACGTGGAGTTCCAGGGACTGCCGGCCCGCATCTGCTGGCTGGGATACGGAGAACGCGCCAGGGCGGGACTGAAATTCAACGAGCTGGTCGCTTCGGGTGAGATCAGCGCGCCCATCGTGATCGGACGCGACCACCTGGACAGCGGGTCCGTCGCCAGTCCCAACCGCGAGACCGAGGCCATGAAGGACGGTTCCGACGCCATCGGGGACTGGCCGGTGCTGAACGCATTGATCAATACAGCAAGCGGCGCAACCTGGGTCAGCTTTCACCACGGCGGCGGCGTGGGCATTGGATACAGCCTGCACGCCGGCCAGGTCATCGTCGCCGACGGAACCCCCGAGGCGGCCGCGCGCCTGGAGCGCGTGCTCACCAACGATCCGGGAATGGGTGTGGCCCGGCACGTCGACGCGGGCTACGAAGAGGCCCGGGCCGTGGCCAGAACACGCGGTGTCAAAATCCCGATGATGGACTGA
- a CDS encoding RraA family protein — protein sequence MTRVDDAILAGLAEFDSATVYNAVEKVQGVSNDDYTGPEIQYLTPEFGAVIGYAVTSEVTPLDATPANMSWPDYYDVLNETPGPMIAVMKDVDTRPKRAALFGDGMAHIHRKLGVVGAVVEGCVRDLEGIRAAGLPIWGIGTVSGHGPFNVRAVGRPLVAGQLLVQTGDLLLADVDGVVKIPLEIAGDTLRKVGEIRTWERSHFDMINSPDFTYEKWKNRESKA from the coding sequence GATGCCATATTGGCCGGACTGGCCGAATTCGACTCGGCCACGGTTTACAATGCCGTGGAAAAAGTGCAGGGCGTATCCAACGACGACTATACCGGTCCTGAAATCCAGTACCTGACGCCCGAATTCGGCGCCGTGATCGGGTACGCGGTGACGTCCGAAGTCACGCCACTGGACGCCACACCGGCCAATATGAGCTGGCCCGACTACTACGACGTGCTCAACGAAACGCCGGGGCCCATGATCGCGGTGATGAAGGATGTCGACACCCGTCCGAAGCGCGCCGCTCTTTTTGGCGACGGCATGGCGCATATCCACAGGAAACTCGGCGTAGTGGGCGCCGTGGTCGAAGGCTGTGTCCGCGATCTCGAGGGCATCCGGGCGGCGGGCCTCCCCATATGGGGCATCGGTACGGTATCCGGCCACGGTCCCTTCAACGTGCGTGCCGTCGGTCGTCCCCTCGTTGCCGGCCAGTTGCTCGTGCAGACCGGCGATCTATTGCTCGCCGACGTGGACGGCGTGGTGAAGATCCCCCTCGAAATCGCGGGAGACACGTTGAGAAAGGTCGGTGAGATCAGGACCTGGGAAAGGTCCCATTTCGACATGATCAACAGCCCCGATTTCACCTATGAAAAGTGGAAGAACCGGGAATCGAAGGCGTAA